A DNA window from Syngnathus typhle isolate RoL2023-S1 ecotype Sweden linkage group LG2, RoL_Styp_1.0, whole genome shotgun sequence contains the following coding sequences:
- the ncoa6 gene encoding nuclear receptor coactivator 6 isoform X11 encodes MAHRGTPAQLSQRSEEDLERESDSDRDSGVGDEVDSCHRSPETEEDNHNDATEGTSGPGAHSTVFVAFQGNMEDEDFKMKLDTVLSGIPNMLDMDSKTLQPQHVEPWNSVRVTFNIPRDAAERLRLLAQNHQQQLRELGILSVQIEGEGAINVAGGPNRGQEVRVNGPIGASGQMRMDVGFPSQPGQAGVRMSNPSMVPPGSAMTGQALVPGNSGQMHPRVARPASQTDVMDPMMPGMSVQQQQQLQHQQPGPHGPIPPQAAHHMQALQAGRPINPAALQQLQHHQQQQAQQQAQLSQLGARTPFNPQGQMALPPGWNPSGVLQTSAAQGGPAWRKPPPQAQMVQRPPSLTTVQTPSHPPPPYPFGSQQAGQVFNAMGQGQLQQQQQMAMGQFAAPQPKVPQVGPGGVVGPPRPPPPIPPTSGPQGNLTAKSPGSSSSPFQQGSPGTPPMMAQRPTTPQGFPQGVGSPGRAALNQQGNMQQGFIGMPQHGQPGAQVHPGIPKRPMAYPTQNFAQGQVGTGMPGAPGGGSNQQLQSSQTLTHTGVQQPSSTPNSIHAQPNVMGVQSGHPGQSPGTATGPSMTQQQQPGLQTPILGLQHQAQPVSSSPSQMVQGQGGGQTVLSRPLSQGQRGGMTPPKQMMPQQGQGVIHGQGQMVGGQGHQAMLLQQQQQQQQQQQQNSMMEQMVVNQMQGNKQPFVGKIPSGVMPGQMMRGPSPNVPGNMAQFQGQVGPQQMTPQQQMAHLQQQQLQQQHQLQQQQQQLQQHHHQQMNQQQPQQVPLSVNPNQMMGMHGQQLRLPAGHPLIQQQLQQQQLQQQQKQQQQVLLQQQQQQQQQQQQQQQTAQAHPHQLGDPSSGTGDLGVQQMVPDMQVPMGGPCAQAGGFPVSKDVTLTSPLLVNLLQSDISASQFGPGGKQAGGSNQVKPKKKKPARKKKPKDGEGPQQIEGPGSMDVTGTMEDSDLQNFGGEPSLGLDNSGTKLADFPNRPAEANLNQVFPGQTGDQRILQQVPMQFMQQQQQQQQQPQQQQQIQHMQQQIQQQQQQQIQQHQQQIQQQQQQQQIQQQQQIQQQQQIQQQQQIQQQQQIQQQQQIQQQQQIQQQQHIQQQQQMQQQLQQQQMQQQQQMQQLQMQGLQNPQGQQGMTGPQTPAQSQSQVHHQLQQQQGQQQHLQQQQQQQMLMMLKMQQEQKNRMAIVPGGQLPPRVVGNQPEAQRLPVSQQGNMPVMISLQGHAGLAQSPDKTRGMPLIINPQLAGTARRMSLPDPGQGPQSTGSDETTSGIHPKQDRPSGAEMALQSGNGTQQMMANQGSTTHVMKQAPVPSSVAQHTGASPQQQLPTQPQQGAPMSGIHFPNVPTTSQSSRPKTPNRASPRPYHHPLTPTNRPPSTEPSEINLSPERLNASIAGLFPPKINIPLPPRQANLNRGFDQQGLNPTTLKAIGQAPPNLTLPGNNSNSGSGGNNASNSQPPFSTGTGGGGTKPDKQSGGPSKRASPSNSRRSSPASSRKSTTPSPGRQKGPKVAITCPPQPQQLVNAQGQTMMLSPTSVTPNPVSQLSGSMETQQTPSPFHGLQGNPPEGSREGQIMIASEQRQVSQPQPHPQPVRELSAPRMTSPRPPASQQPKSDLELQAVDRQSTHKAPLPESGGTVAVRPAPTSLNQLLDVANKPLRPVHGNMVRDVMTKDSPKSAMDPERQLQLGAEMPAPVATSVTLTESDTKAKPSLSTASSSHSMHPNHVTFNPTPSSNDNPLSSPGITSTLSTTTSLCSTFTNTNVVQSVSPKPATSTQGSHSLAVSSGSNTSCSPSQASVMLKSGAGSKPIPSVHSVIQIPASSSSISPNQITVFVTPNPMTSAPTSQVPASIVSTMVALPNKNIRPQDIRNQTPVTRPAQFITTTPVLFNPIFQVPSTSVSPNTTVVSQSVTMVGPIQVSTTNIQLSTAPSCTQSSGANISASQLARSTVGHLPTVTNVSSATPIGAHSTPQQINHGAPKIENVVEAQKSSPPVSQPSLPSPSTSSSFQAPIASPPCSSPISMNTVGKGLVSAAPTAQIKSKPLQVTIALSGTADSQIPAQVSIVAAPPQVFHPSPSPVVPTEPSVAQTTAATPNLTTPSISSFVSVPAQVPTQAPLPPTTVLSNFTLAATSPNPITSVVGTTTVASSTTLLSTGSPVQNPVSSLVPIVATPGLIHEIPPPNSSAATASRVLLSQTGPGSFEPTVTQAVAPAETIQTTPESVQQDVSQEPVAVAKTSDEVLPSPDPGWAKKRKTPINLVPRAAVEKPKGPSRRSSRAEKEVEEEPVTESAVRKRSARPGTTAATVVKETGASPTQAKRRKSK; translated from the exons ATGGCTCATCGAGGCACTCCAGCTCAGCTGTCCCAACGGTCCGAGGAGGACCTGGAGCGTGAGAGTGACTCAGATCGGGACTCTGGTGTCGGCGATGAGGTTGACAGTTGCCACAGAAGCCCTGAGACTGAAGAGGACAACCACAATGATGCCACAGAAGGCACAAGTGGGCCAGGAGCGCATTCTACtgtttttgttgcttttcaAGGGAATATGGAAGACGAAGACTTCAAAATGAAACTTGACACTGTGCTCAGTGGTATACCCAATATGCTTGACATGG ACTCAAAGACGCTTCAGCCACAGCATGTCGAGCCGTGGAACAGCGTGCGTGTTACCTTCAACATTCCACGGGATGCTGCTGAACGACTGAGACTGCTGGCTCAgaaccaccagcagcagctccGAGAACTGGGAATTCTTTCAGTGCAAATCGAAG GAGAGGGGGCCATCAACGTTGCAGGGGGACCAAATCGAGGACAAGAAGTACGAGTTAATGGACCAATTGGAGCATCTGGCCAAATGAGAATGGATGTGGGGTTTCCAAGTCAGCCTGGTCAAG CAGGAGTGAGGATGTCAAATCCTTCCATGGTCCCCCCAGGCTCAGCCATGACAGGTCAAGCTCTGGTGCCAGGTAATAGTGGACAGATGCATCCACGTGTCGCAAGACCAGCTTCACAGACAG ATGTCATGGATCCAATGATGCCAGGCATGTCagttcagcagcagcagcagcttcagcaTCAACAGcctggtccccatggccccatTCCTCCCCAGGCTGCCCATCACATGCAGGCTTTGCAGGCTGGCAGACCAATCAACCCTGCTGCTTTACAGCAACTTCAACATCACCAACAGCAACAGGCCCAACAGCAAGCGCAGCTCTCTCAGCTTGGAGCCAGAACCCCATTCAACCCACAAGGCCAAATGGCTTTACCTCCTGGCTGGAACCCTTCTGGAGTCCTCCAGACATCAGCCGCCCAAGGAGGTCCTGCTTGGAGGAAGCCTCCACCTCAAGCTCAGATGGTTCAACGCCCTCCCTCTCTTACTACAGTTCAGACGCCCAGTCACCCGCCACCACCTTATCCATTTGGTAGCCAACAGGCAGGTCAGGTATTCAATGCTATGGGACAAGGACAgttgcagcagcaacaacaaatgGCAATGGGCCAATTTGCTGCTCCTCAGCCTAAAGTTCCACAGGTTGGCCCTGGTGGTGTCGTAGGACCACCGAGACCTCCTCCACCCATTCCACCTACAAGTGGCCCCCAAGGGAATCTAACTGCCAAATCGCCGGGGTCTTCATCATCTCCTTTTCAACAGGGTTCACCTGGAACTCCCCCAATGATGGCTCAGAGGCCTACAACTCCGCAGGGTTTTCCACAGGGTGTTGGCTCACCAGGAAGAGCAGCCCTCAACCAACAAGGTAACATGCAACAAGGATTCATCGGAATGCCCCAACACGGACAACCAGGAGCACAAGTTCATCCAG GTATACCGAAACGGCCAATGGCCTATCCAACCCAAAACTTTGCTCAAGGGCAGGTGGGCACCGGCATGCCAGGAGCCCCCGGTGGAGGATCTAATCAGCAGCTACAGAGCAGCCAAACATTGACCCATACAG GAGTCCAGCAGCCGTCCTCCACACCAAATTCAATCCATGCCCAACCCAACGTTATGGGTGTACAAAGTGGCCATCCAGGTCAGTCCCCAGGTACAGCTACTGGGCCTAGCATGACCCAGCAACAGCAGCCAGGCCTTCAGACCCCGATCTTAGGCCTCCAGCATCAGGCCCAACCCGTGTCCTCCTCCCCCAGCCAGATGGTTCAAGGCCAGGGTGGAGGTCAGACTGTCCTCTCACGGCCCCTCAGTCAAGGGCAGAGAGGAGGGATGACCCCACCCAAGCAAATGATGCCTCAACAAGGCCAGGGGGTGATTCATGGGCAGGGTCAGATGGTTGGAGGCCAAGGGCATCAGGCAATGCtcctgcaacaacaacaacagcagcagcagcagcaacaacagaaTTCCATGATGGAACAAATGGTTGTAAACCAAATGCAAGgcaacaaacaaccatttgtagGAAAAATACCTTCTGGGGTCATGCCTGGCCAGATGATGCGTGGCCCCTCACCAAACGTTCCAGGCAACATGGCTCAGTTCCAGGGCCAGGTTGGCCCACAGCAGATGACACCGCAACAGCAAATGGCCCATCTCCAACAACAACAGTTACAACAGCAGCATCAactgcaacagcagcagcaacagcttcagcaacaccaccaccagcagATGAATCAGCAGCAGCCTCAACAGGTTCCACTTAGTGTCAATCCTAATCAAATGATGGGTATGCATGGGCAACAGTTGAGGCTTCCTGCTGGTCATCCTCTTATCCAACAACAGTTGCAACAGCAGCAGttacagcagcagcagaaacagcagcagcaagtactgttgcagcagcaacagcagcagcagcagcaacaacaacaacaacaacagacagCTCAGGCACACCCACATCAATTGGGAGATCCCAGTAGTGGGACAGGCGATTTGGGGGTCCAACAGATGGTCCCTGATATGCAG GTTCCAATGGGGGGACCTTGTGCACAGGCAGGTGGTTTCCCTGTCAGTAAAGATGTAACATTGACAAGCCCCCTGCTGGTAAATCTGCTGCAGAGTGATATCTCAGCCAGCCAATTTGGACCAGGAGGAAAGCAAGCAGGCGGGAGCAATCAGGTcaaacccaaaaaaaagaaacctgcaCGAAAGAAGAAGCCAAAAGATGGAGAAGGGCCTCAGCAAATTGAGGGACCTGG tAGTATGGATGTGACTGGTACTATGGAGGATTCTGACCTGCAAAATTTTGGTGGGGAACCGAGTTTAGGCCTGGACAACTCTGGTACAAAGCTCGCTGACTTTCCCAACAGGCCGGCAG AGGCAAATTTGAACCAAG TATTCCCTGGTCAAACAGGTGATCAAAGGATACTGCAGCAGGTACCGATGCAATTcatgcagcaacagcagcagcagcaacagcaaccgcaacagcagcaacaaatCCAACACATGCAACAGCAAAttcaacagcaacaacagcagcaaattCAACAGCACCAACAGCAAattcaacaacaacagcagcagcagcaaattcagcagcagcagcaaattcaacagcagcagcaaattcaacagcagcagcaaattcaacagcagcagcaaattcaacaacagcaacaaattcaacaacagcagcaaattcaacaacagcaacacattcaacaacaacagcaaatgCAGCAACAATTACAACAGCAGcagatgcagcagcagcagcagatgcaACAGTTGCAAATGCAAGGTCTCCAAAATCCTCAAGGGCAGCAAGGCATGACAGGACCACAGACCCCGGCTCAAAGCCAATCCCAGGTACACCATCAGCTGCAACAGCAGCAGGGTCAGCAGCAGCATCTACAACAACAG caacagcagcagatgTTGATGATGCTCAAGATGCAGCAAGAGCAGAAGAATCGCATGGCCATCGTTCCAGGAGGTCAACTTCCTCCTCGTGTCGTTGGCAATCAACCTGAGGCACAAAGACTGCCGGTATCACAGCAAGGGAACATGCCTGTTATGATCAGCCTTCAAGGACATGCAGGGTTAGCGCAGTCACCTGACAAAACAAGAGGAATGCCCCTGATCATAAATCCCCAG CTTGCAGGTACTGCTCGACGAATGTCCCTTCCTGATCCCGGCCAGGGTCCCCAAAGCACTGGGTCTGATGAGACAACTTCTGGGATCCACCCCAAGCAGGATAGGCCAAGTGGTGCAGAAATGGCCCTGCAGTCTGGAAACGGCACCCAACAGATGATGGCCAACCAGGGCTCCACAACCCACGTGATGAAGCAAGCCCCTGTTCCGTCATCAGTGGCCCAGCACACTGGAGCCAGTCCTCAACAACAATTGCCCACACAACCTCAACAAGGAGCACCCATGTCCGGTATTCATTTCCCTAACGTTCCAACAACTTCCCAGAGTTCCAGACCAAAAACCCCCAACAGGGCCAGTCCCAGGCCATACCACCACCCCCTCACCCCAACTAATCGTCCACCGAGCACTGAGCCCTCAGAAATCAACCTTTCGCCAGAAAGGCTCAATGCTTCAATTGCTGGGCTATTTCCCCCTAAAATCAACATTCCTCTGCCACCCAGACAGGCAAACCTAAACCGCGGATTTGACCAACAGGGCCTTAATCCCACAACATTGAAAGCCATTGGACAGGCGCCTCCAAACTTGACTTTACCAGGCAACAATAGCAACAGTGGAAGTGGTGGAAATAACGCTAGCAACAGTCAACCACCTTTTTCTACTGGTACGGGTGGGGGAGGCACTAAACCAGACAAGCAGTCTGGAGGACCGAGTAAAAGGGCCAGTCCTAGCAACAGTCGAAGGTCAAGCCCAGCTTCAAGTCGTAAATCAACCACACCAAGTCCTGGAAGACAGAAAGGTCCGAAAGTGGCCATCACATGCCCTCCCCAACCTCAACAGCTGGTTAATGCTCAGGGGCAAACCATGATGCTAAGCCCCACATCAGTAACACCAAATCCAGTATCGCAATTAAGTGGCAGCATGGAGACGCAACAGACTCCGAGTCCCTTCCATGGTTTGCAAGGTAACCCTCCTGAGGGCAGCAGAGAAGGTCAGATAATGATTGCGTCCGAGCAACGTCAGGTATCTCAGCCTCAGCCACATCCTCAGCCTGTGCGGGAGTTATCGGCTCCACGGATGACAAGTCCTCGTCCTCCCGCTTCTCAACAGCCGAAATCCGATTTGGAGTTACAAGCAGTGGATAGGCAGTCAACGCACAAAGCGCCACTGCCAGAGTCTGGAGGAACAGTGGCCGTCAGGCCCGCTCCCACTTCACTCAACCAGCTTCTAGACGTCGCAAACAAACCTCTTCGGCCTGTGCATGGGAATATGGTTAGGGACGTCATGACAAAAGACAGCCCCAAGTCAGCCATGGATCCAGAGAGACAACTTCAGTTAGGTGCAGAAATGCCAGCCCCTGTTGCTACATCTGTCACTCTTACTGAATCAGACACTAAAGCCAAGCCTTCTTTGTCAACTGCATCTAGCAGCCACAGCATGCATCCTAACCATGTGACTTTCAATCCCACCCCCAGCAGTAACGACAACCCATTATCCTCTCCTGGTATCACTTCCACTTTAAGTACAACGACTAGCCTTTGTTCGACCTTCACTAACACAAATGTTGTCCAGAGCGTAAGCCCTAAACCAGCTACTTCCACTCAGGGCAGTCATTCGTTAGCCGTTAGCAGCGGTTCAAACACCAGCTGTAGTCCAAGCCAAGCCAGCGTGATGCTCAAATCTGGCGCGGGCTCGAAACCTATTCCAAGTGTTCACTCCGTCATACAGATTCCTGCTTCGTCCAGTTCCATTTCTCCTAACCAGATCACCGTATTTGTCACACCTAACCCAATGACTTCTGCCCCGACATCTCAAGTTCCTGCATCTATTGTCTCCACAATGGTGGCTCTACCGAACAAAAATATTCGGCCACAGGATATTCGGAATCAGACACCTGTAACTCGACCAGCACAGTTTATCACCACCACCCCTGTGTTGTTCAACCCCATTTTTCAAGTCCCGAGTACATCTGTCTCGCCCAATACCACAGTCGTTTCTCAGTCAGTCACTATGGTGGGACCTATCCAAGTGTCGACGACAAACATCCAACTTTCTACTGCCCCGAGTTGCACACAGTCGTCAGGGGCAAACATAAGTGCATCTCAACTCGCGAGAAGCACTGTTGGACACCTTCCGACTGTCACCAATGTGTCCTCAGCTACCCCAATTGGTGCGCATTCAACTCCTCAGCAAATCAACCACGGGGCCCCCAAAATAGAAAATGTAGTTGAAGCTCAAAAATCAAGTCCACCAGTCAGCCAACCATCTCTTCCAAGCCCTTCAACGTCCTCCTCCTTTCAAGCTCCCATTGCATCTCCACCTTGCTCAAGTCCTATCAGTATGAACACAGTAGGAAAGGGCCTTGTGTCTGCCGCACCCACTGCCCAAATAAAAAGTAAACCTTTGCAAGTGACCATAGCTCTCTCTGGAACAGCTGATTCCCAAATACCTGCTCAGGTATCCATTGTGGCTGCCCCCCCACAAGTCTTCCATCCTTCTCCTAGTCCTGTTGTTCCAACTGAGCCATCAGTGGCCCAAACCACCGCTGCTACTCCAAACCTTACGACACCGTCAATCTCCTCTTTTGTTTCGGTTCCTGCTCAGGTTCCTACCCAGGCTCCATTGCCTCCTACAACTGTACTGTCAAACTTCACCCTGGCTGCAACGTCTCCAAATCCCATCACCAGTGTAGTTGGTACCACCACTGTGGCCTCCTCTACGACCTTGCTCTCTAcaggcagtccagttcaaaatCCAGTATCATCTTTGGTACCAATTGTTGCCACGCCTGGACTGATTCATGAGATCCCACCTCCAAATTCCTCAGCTGCTACCGCCAGCAGAGTTCTTCTTTCTCAGACTGGACCTGGGTCTTTTGAACCCACTGTTACACAAGCAGTGGCTCCTGCTGAAACTATTCAGACCACACCAG AATCTGTTCAGCAAGATGTTTCACAAGAGCCAGTTGCTGTTGCGAAGACAA GTGACGAGGTCTTACCAAGTCCTGATCCAGG ATgggcaaagaaaagaaagacgcCCATCAACTTAGTTCCAAG GGCTGCTGTGGAGAAACCCAAGGGGCCAAGTAGACGTAGCTCACGAGCTGAGAAGGAGGTGGAGGAAGAGCCGGTAACAGAAAGTGCTGTCAGGAAGAGATCGGCACGGCCTGGAACGACTGCTGCGACTGTTGTTAAAG AAACTGGAGCCAGTCCCACCCAGGCCAAACGAAGGAAGTCAAAATAG